The following proteins are encoded in a genomic region of Spirosoma sp. SC4-14:
- a CDS encoding FAD-dependent oxidoreductase, which translates to MRHIVILGNGISGITAARELRKKSDDRITVISAETDYFFSRTALMYVYMGHLEFQHTKPYEDWFWSKNRIDLVQAQVATVDFEQKALRCADGQLILYDVLILAVGSKPNFFGWPGQHLAGVQGLYGKPDLDQMEAATRGIRQAVVVGGGLIGIELCEMLLSRSINVTFLVREESFWRNVLPAEESALVTRHIRLHHVDIRTTTELAEIRDDGSGRVASVITRKGDEIPAQFVGISVGVSPNIEFLKNTELATDRGILVNELLETSLPDVYAIGDCVQHRQPPQNPNGTRRKPLEQIWYTGRMMGETVACTIAGVRTAYNPGIFFNSAKFFDIEYQVYGDVASQLPNSEQTLYWEHENGKIAFRINYRRDNGAVVGMNALGIRQRQEVWQRWITQQRSIQYVLEHLPEANFDPEFFRQYETAIIGVFNATQSGQTIRTRAKKGLFNLFKG; encoded by the coding sequence ATGCGTCATATCGTTATTCTGGGAAATGGCATTTCGGGGATTACGGCCGCCCGCGAACTCCGTAAAAAGAGCGACGACCGAATTACGGTTATCTCGGCTGAAACCGATTATTTCTTTTCCCGAACCGCGTTGATGTACGTCTATATGGGGCATCTGGAGTTTCAGCATACGAAGCCTTACGAAGACTGGTTCTGGTCAAAAAACCGAATTGATCTTGTGCAGGCGCAGGTCGCCACGGTCGATTTCGAACAAAAAGCACTTCGCTGTGCCGATGGCCAACTTATATTGTACGACGTATTGATTCTGGCAGTTGGTTCAAAACCTAATTTCTTCGGTTGGCCGGGGCAGCACCTGGCGGGCGTTCAGGGACTGTATGGGAAGCCTGATCTCGACCAGATGGAGGCCGCTACCAGGGGCATTCGACAGGCGGTGGTTGTTGGCGGTGGCCTGATTGGTATTGAACTCTGCGAAATGCTTCTGTCGCGGAGTATTAACGTTACGTTTCTGGTTCGTGAAGAAAGTTTCTGGCGGAATGTGTTGCCTGCGGAAGAGTCGGCACTGGTTACCCGTCATATTCGTTTGCACCATGTCGATATTCGGACAACTACCGAACTTGCTGAAATCCGCGACGATGGCAGCGGGCGAGTGGCTAGTGTTATCACCAGAAAGGGCGACGAAATTCCTGCTCAGTTTGTGGGTATTTCCGTTGGCGTGAGTCCGAACATTGAGTTTCTGAAAAATACAGAGCTTGCAACCGATCGGGGGATTCTGGTAAATGAGTTACTGGAGACCAGCCTCCCCGATGTATATGCTATTGGCGACTGTGTGCAGCATCGGCAACCGCCCCAGAATCCGAACGGAACCCGGCGGAAACCGCTGGAGCAAATCTGGTATACTGGTCGAATGATGGGCGAAACCGTAGCCTGTACAATTGCCGGAGTCAGAACGGCCTATAATCCGGGTATTTTTTTTAATTCGGCCAAATTCTTCGATATTGAGTATCAGGTCTATGGCGACGTGGCTAGCCAGTTGCCCAACTCCGAGCAGACCCTATATTGGGAGCATGAGAACGGAAAAATAGCATTCCGAATCAATTATCGTCGGGATAATGGAGCTGTTGTGGGAATGAACGCGCTGGGCATTCGGCAGCGGCAGGAGGTTTGGCAACGCTGGATCACTCAACAACGATCGATCCAATATGTACTGGAACATTTGCCGGAAGCCAATTTCGATCCTGAATTTTTTCGACAATATGAAACAGCTATTATAGGCGTTTTTAACGCGACTCAGTCGGGACAAACCATACGTACGCGAGCAAAAAAAGGGTTGTTTAATTTGTTTAAGGGTTGA
- a CDS encoding OsmC family protein translates to MATIHIDYLGDLRTDCTHLQSGTHINTDAPTDNQGRGEAFSPTDLVANALGTCIITTMAIFARRDGIDLKGSELDVTKVMTSQPPRRIARIEVDLTIRVETLPDEATRVRLEKIAHTCPVAISLRPDLEQAITIRWEEVVSA, encoded by the coding sequence ATGGCAACGATTCACATTGACTATCTCGGTGATTTACGCACCGACTGCACCCATTTGCAATCTGGCACGCATATCAATACCGATGCCCCTACCGATAATCAGGGACGCGGTGAAGCGTTCTCCCCAACCGATTTGGTTGCCAATGCCCTGGGCACCTGTATTATAACTACGATGGCCATTTTTGCCCGGCGCGATGGTATTGATCTGAAAGGAAGCGAACTCGATGTAACGAAAGTTATGACGAGCCAGCCTCCCCGGCGCATCGCCCGCATCGAGGTAGATCTGACAATTCGTGTAGAAACCCTGCCCGACGAAGCAACCCGCGTCCGGCTGGAAAAAATTGCGCATACCTGCCCAGTCGCCATTAGTCTCCGTCCCGACCTGGAACAGGCCATTACAATTCGTTGGGAAGAAGTTGTAAGTGCTTAA
- the lipA gene encoding lipoyl synthase, translated as MIELPVIPSEQQRNRTAGTKRPDWLRVKLPIGPEYAKVRKLVDEHKLHTICESGNCPNMGECWGAGTATFMILGNICTRSCTFCAVATGRPNEYDTDEPRRVAEAIVLMKVKHAVITSVNRDELKDRGAEIWYQTVRLIKEASPATTIETLIPDTKGNWEALERMISAGQEVVSHNMETVERLYRRVRPQARYERSLEQIRRTKEYGQRTKSGIMLGLGETHDEVFKAMDDLAENGLDVLTLGQYLQPTRMHHEVIEWIHPETFAMYKEEGLKRGLKYVESGPLVRSSYHAEKHVNV; from the coding sequence ATGATTGAACTACCCGTAATACCCTCCGAACAACAACGGAACCGAACTGCCGGTACAAAACGCCCCGACTGGCTGCGTGTTAAACTGCCCATCGGGCCAGAATATGCGAAGGTTCGTAAGTTGGTAGACGAACATAAATTGCACACGATCTGCGAAAGTGGCAACTGCCCAAACATGGGCGAATGCTGGGGAGCAGGTACGGCCACATTTATGATTCTCGGAAATATATGCACCCGGAGCTGTACGTTTTGTGCCGTAGCAACGGGGCGCCCGAATGAATACGACACCGATGAGCCCCGGCGCGTAGCCGAAGCCATCGTATTGATGAAAGTAAAACACGCTGTAATTACATCCGTCAATCGTGATGAACTGAAGGATCGGGGTGCCGAAATCTGGTACCAAACGGTACGGCTTATCAAAGAAGCCTCGCCAGCTACAACCATCGAAACGCTGATTCCTGATACAAAAGGAAACTGGGAAGCACTCGAACGAATGATTTCGGCTGGGCAGGAAGTGGTTTCGCATAATATGGAAACCGTTGAACGGCTGTATCGGCGGGTTCGTCCACAGGCCCGCTACGAACGGAGTCTGGAGCAAATCCGACGGACTAAAGAATATGGACAGCGAACCAAGTCGGGTATTATGCTGGGTTTGGGCGAAACGCACGACGAAGTATTCAAGGCAATGGACGATCTGGCCGAAAATGGCCTTGATGTATTGACGCTTGGCCAGTATCTTCAGCCAACCAGGATGCATCACGAAGTTATCGAGTGGATTCATCCCGAAACGTTTGCTATGTATAAGGAAGAAGGGCTGAAACGGGGTCTGAAATATGTAGAATCTGGCCCGTTGGTGCGTTCAAGTTACCATGCCGAAAAGCACGTCAACGTATAA
- a CDS encoding lycopene cyclase family protein, with protein sequence MRKYDFIIAGGGMAGLSLAYYLTQSPLRDRSILILDKDVKDRNDRTWCFWEKGEGAFESILFRKWNRVSFHGTTHTGALDLGSYQYKMLRGIDFYEFIQHELNKWPNIEQRQATINRIKETPQGGFVIADDEPYIADYVFDSTFLLKLNQPENHNLLQHFRGWVIKTEKDCFDPTLPELMDFRVAQQGDCRFVYVMPFDAKTALVEFTLFNDYLLADTDYEAALQQYIDQFLDTGAYEICEVETGVIPMSDEPTEENPSEHIVRIGTAGGHTKPSTGYTFQRTQRYLRTIVDALAQTGKPNRKTSWFANRFKLYDSILLNVLEQHRHPADDLFTRFYADNRPERIFRFLDEETRFMDEIRVFATMPWRPFTSAFFDVMRRRMFG encoded by the coding sequence ATGAGAAAATATGACTTCATCATCGCGGGCGGTGGCATGGCGGGGTTGAGTTTGGCCTATTACCTGACTCAGTCTCCATTACGCGATCGCTCAATACTGATTCTGGACAAAGATGTTAAAGACCGCAACGACCGTACATGGTGTTTTTGGGAAAAAGGAGAAGGTGCCTTTGAATCCATCCTGTTTCGCAAATGGAATCGGGTAAGTTTCCACGGAACCACGCATACTGGTGCCCTGGATTTAGGGAGCTATCAGTATAAAATGTTGCGGGGAATCGATTTCTATGAGTTTATTCAGCATGAACTAAACAAATGGCCTAACATTGAGCAACGGCAGGCTACCATAAACCGGATCAAAGAAACCCCTCAGGGCGGATTCGTGATTGCCGACGATGAGCCTTATATTGCCGATTATGTGTTCGACAGCACATTTTTGCTCAAACTAAATCAACCCGAGAATCACAACCTGCTGCAACATTTCAGAGGCTGGGTCATCAAAACTGAAAAAGACTGTTTTGATCCAACATTGCCCGAACTGATGGATTTCAGAGTGGCACAGCAGGGCGACTGCCGTTTTGTTTATGTGATGCCCTTTGATGCCAAAACGGCTCTGGTTGAATTTACGCTCTTTAATGACTATCTGCTAGCTGATACTGATTATGAAGCCGCACTTCAACAATACATCGATCAGTTTTTGGATACGGGGGCTTACGAAATCTGTGAAGTTGAAACGGGCGTAATTCCGATGAGCGATGAACCGACGGAAGAAAACCCCTCTGAACACATTGTTCGGATTGGGACCGCAGGGGGCCATACGAAACCATCTACCGGCTACACCTTTCAGCGTACCCAACGCTATTTGCGTACTATAGTTGATGCTCTGGCCCAAACGGGTAAACCCAATCGGAAGACATCCTGGTTTGCCAACCGATTTAAACTGTACGACAGCATTCTGCTGAACGTACTGGAACAGCATCGCCATCCGGCCGACGATTTGTTTACCCGGTTTTATGCCGATAATCGACCCGAACGCATTTTTCGGTTTCTCGATGAAGAAACCCGTTTTATGGACGAGATACGCGTATTCGCCACGATGCCCTGGCGGCCTTTTACCTCCGCTTTTTTCGATGTGATGCGCCGACGAATGTTTGGTTGA